In Thalassoglobus sp. JC818, a single window of DNA contains:
- the rimI gene encoding ribosomal protein S18-alanine N-acetyltransferase, with product MTDVIQIEQSSYGEAWTDEDFLTCLRQRNCIGMVAEHDQKIVGFMIYELHKSRLHILNFAVAPEARRQGIGTQMVLRLIDKLSQQRRSEILIEVRESDLDTQLFFKKQGFRAVCVLRRHFDDTEEDAYTMRFQLAADHGIDSQFAIRNRISQFGAA from the coding sequence ATGACCGACGTTATCCAAATTGAACAATCAAGCTACGGGGAAGCTTGGACAGACGAAGACTTCCTCACTTGTTTGCGTCAGCGAAACTGCATCGGAATGGTCGCAGAGCACGATCAGAAGATTGTCGGTTTCATGATCTACGAACTGCACAAGTCCCGATTGCATATCCTGAACTTCGCAGTTGCTCCGGAAGCACGCCGTCAGGGCATCGGAACGCAAATGGTCTTGCGCCTGATCGACAAGCTGTCACAACAGCGTCGCAGTGAGATCCTGATTGAAGTTCGCGAGAGCGATCTCGACACTCAACTCTTCTTCAAGAAGCAAGGTTTCCGCGCTGTTTGCGTTCTTCGCAGACACTTCGACGATACCGAAGAAGATGCCTACACAATGCGATTTCAACTGGCTGCCGATCACGGAATCGACTCCCAGTTCGCGATTCGCAACCGCATCTCACAGTTCGGGGCTGCTTAA
- the argB gene encoding acetylglutamate kinase translates to MDQAITKVKVLVEALEWIRRFRDRYVVVKLGGSALEEPESVKRCLADVVFMEAVGMRPILVHGGGKAINRSVAEAGIEPRFVQGRRYTDEKTLEIATRVLTEEICETLVDLIKTQGGRAVGLHVNEQPVLEGKKLTLQDADGEPIDLGRVGYVTGIREDVLHSVCRGGVIPVLPSIAVDPEGGSLNVNADTAAAAIAALIGAEKLVFLSDVPGIFLDKSDPSTLVPHLTVRRCRDLIADGTIATGMVPKVEAALDALEVGVGKVHIIDANIPHSLLLEIYSDKGIGTEIVR, encoded by the coding sequence GTGGATCAGGCAATCACCAAAGTCAAAGTTCTCGTTGAAGCCCTCGAATGGATCAGGCGTTTCCGCGATCGCTACGTCGTCGTCAAGCTGGGCGGCAGCGCACTCGAAGAACCCGAATCTGTGAAACGATGCCTGGCGGATGTCGTCTTCATGGAGGCAGTCGGGATGCGTCCGATTCTCGTCCACGGGGGCGGGAAAGCCATCAACCGCAGCGTCGCGGAGGCGGGTATTGAGCCACGGTTCGTTCAGGGCCGGCGATACACCGATGAGAAAACACTCGAAATCGCGACACGCGTCCTCACCGAAGAGATCTGCGAAACTCTGGTCGATCTGATCAAAACACAAGGCGGACGCGCGGTTGGCTTGCACGTGAATGAACAACCGGTTCTGGAAGGCAAGAAGCTCACACTTCAGGATGCCGACGGTGAACCGATCGACCTCGGGCGAGTTGGGTACGTGACGGGAATCCGAGAGGATGTGCTTCACAGCGTCTGCCGAGGAGGAGTCATTCCCGTGCTGCCTTCGATCGCGGTCGATCCAGAAGGTGGTTCACTAAATGTGAATGCAGACACCGCCGCAGCTGCCATCGCTGCATTGATCGGAGCTGAAAAACTTGTCTTTTTGAGTGACGTCCCGGGGATCTTCCTCGACAAAAGTGATCCGTCGACTCTGGTTCCGCACCTGACGGTACGCCGGTGTCGTGATCTGATCGCAGACGGAACAATTGCCACTGGAATGGTTCCTAAAGTAGAAGCTGCGCTCGATGCGTTGGAAGTCGGAGTCGGGAAAGTGCATATCATCGACGCCAACATCCCTCATTCGTTATTGTTGGAAATCTATTCCGACAAAGGCATCGGAACGGAAATCGTCCGCTGA
- a CDS encoding aspartate aminotransferase family protein — translation MATQTRTSQETIALFDQYVIPNYRRFPISLVRGEGSKVYDAEGKQYLDLFPGWGCNILGYSPERVIQAVQEQVARLIHVPNTWYMEPQGEFAEALCTRGFGKSFFCNSGAEAVEGAIKLARLHTPENRYKIISFQNGFHGRTYGAVTATAQPKYHQGIGPMVAGFTYAPHNDLDAVRDLIDSETAAILIEPVQGEGGVNTPVEGFLQGLRELCDENEMVLIFDEVQTGMGRTGNWFGYQTFGVQPDIMTMAKGIAAGVACGAIIAKDEIAPSLRPGMHASTFGGNPIAMVAGKATIETIESENLLAHCQTMSSQFEKFFTDLKEQTPIIRDVRVCGMMIGIDLTIESGPAVGLAMERGLLLNSTHDTVIRLLPALNVTADEVAQGCEIIADVIREMAESAAPQN, via the coding sequence ATGGCCACACAAACCCGCACCAGTCAAGAAACGATCGCCCTCTTCGATCAGTACGTCATTCCGAATTACCGACGCTTTCCGATCAGCCTGGTCCGTGGTGAGGGAAGCAAGGTTTATGATGCTGAAGGAAAACAGTACCTCGATCTGTTTCCCGGATGGGGCTGCAACATTCTCGGGTACTCCCCGGAGCGAGTGATTCAAGCTGTTCAGGAACAAGTGGCGCGTTTGATTCACGTTCCGAATACTTGGTACATGGAACCTCAAGGAGAGTTTGCCGAAGCACTTTGCACACGAGGTTTCGGAAAGAGTTTCTTCTGTAACAGCGGAGCGGAAGCGGTTGAAGGAGCCATTAAACTCGCGCGACTTCACACACCAGAAAATCGCTACAAGATCATATCGTTCCAGAACGGGTTTCATGGCCGCACCTATGGAGCTGTGACCGCGACGGCGCAACCGAAGTACCATCAGGGCATCGGTCCGATGGTCGCCGGATTCACCTATGCTCCGCACAACGATCTCGACGCAGTCCGCGATCTGATCGATTCAGAGACAGCCGCGATTCTGATCGAGCCGGTGCAAGGCGAAGGTGGAGTCAACACCCCAGTGGAAGGATTTCTGCAAGGGCTGCGAGAGCTCTGTGATGAGAACGAAATGGTCCTCATCTTTGACGAAGTTCAGACCGGCATGGGACGCACCGGAAACTGGTTTGGCTATCAGACCTTCGGAGTGCAGCCGGACATCATGACAATGGCGAAAGGAATTGCCGCAGGAGTTGCTTGCGGCGCGATTATCGCCAAAGACGAAATCGCTCCTTCACTACGTCCCGGAATGCATGCCAGCACCTTCGGCGGGAATCCCATTGCGATGGTGGCAGGCAAAGCGACCATCGAGACGATCGAAAGCGAAAATCTGCTTGCACACTGCCAGACAATGTCCTCGCAGTTCGAGAAGTTTTTCACAGATCTCAAAGAGCAGACTCCCATCATCCGCGACGTGAGAGTCTGCGGAATGATGATCGGAATCGACCTGACGATTGAATCAGGTCCGGCAGTCGGCTTGGCGATGGAACGCGGACTCCTGCTCAATTCGACGCACGACACCGTGATCCGACTTCTCCCGGCACTCAACGTGACGGCAGACGAAGTTGCTCAAGGCTGTGAAATTATCGCAGATGTGATCCGGGAAATGGCCGAGTCCGCCGCTCCTCAGAACTAG
- the pyrF gene encoding orotidine-5'-phosphate decarboxylase, translating into MMPYVQRLHTAIQKKQTAALVGLDPRWEQLPEKIRTAALEKHGDSTVARAAAYEEFCLRIIDVVAPLVPAVKPQSAFFEECGPDGVQALRNVIRAARDAGLIVICDAKRGDIGSTAQAYANAYLAGDDPSSAPFAADALTVNPYMGVDTLEPFVQRASKVGAGLYVLVRTSNPGAGDFQDRTTEGSTLFEAVADRIEELSQASANGADYGSIGAVVGATYPKELEELRERMQHVPLLVPGYGSQGGTSKDVASAFDSNGLGAVINSSRGIIFGYQKGPLAEEFGESRWEEAVQAAANLMIADLAEHTPVGSLASTS; encoded by the coding sequence ATGATGCCTTACGTTCAGCGACTTCATACAGCGATTCAGAAAAAACAGACCGCAGCACTCGTCGGACTTGATCCACGCTGGGAACAGTTGCCGGAGAAGATTCGAACCGCGGCATTAGAAAAACATGGCGACTCAACAGTCGCTCGCGCTGCGGCCTATGAAGAATTCTGTTTGCGAATCATCGATGTTGTCGCTCCACTTGTCCCGGCAGTAAAGCCGCAATCCGCGTTCTTCGAGGAGTGCGGCCCTGATGGTGTGCAGGCGCTGAGAAACGTCATTCGCGCTGCTCGCGATGCTGGCTTGATCGTCATTTGCGATGCAAAACGCGGAGACATCGGTTCCACTGCGCAAGCTTACGCCAACGCCTATCTCGCGGGCGACGATCCATCATCGGCCCCGTTCGCAGCTGATGCGCTGACCGTCAATCCATATATGGGAGTCGACACCCTGGAACCGTTCGTGCAACGTGCTTCAAAAGTGGGAGCAGGTTTGTACGTTCTGGTCCGGACGAGTAACCCCGGGGCAGGGGATTTTCAAGACCGCACGACCGAAGGTTCCACGCTGTTCGAAGCGGTCGCGGACCGAATTGAGGAACTCTCTCAGGCTTCTGCAAACGGAGCAGATTACGGTTCGATCGGGGCGGTCGTTGGTGCGACCTATCCGAAAGAACTTGAAGAACTCCGTGAACGTATGCAGCATGTTCCGCTGCTGGTCCCAGGTTACGGGAGTCAGGGCGGAACGTCGAAAGATGTTGCTTCTGCCTTCGATTCAAATGGCCTCGGAGCTGTCATCAACAGCTCACGAGGCATCATTTTCGGTTACCAGAAAGGACCGTTGGCCGAGGAGTTCGGCGAGTCCCGCTGGGAAGAAGCCGTCCAAGCTGCTGCAAATCTGATGATCGCCGATCTGGCAGAACATACCCCTGTGGGGAGTCTTGCTTCCACTTCGTAG
- a CDS encoding PQQ-binding-like beta-propeller repeat protein produces MNRLVCVAFLCTLVLGCGRRGKMMDIEPVSVGTDSSESQAPDIEISESDWPMWRGPHQTGELTDSSAPVQWSESENITWKQEIPGRGHASPVIVGDRVFIATADTQKETQSLICLSKETGEVLWSEVVNQGGLPRIHSKNSQASATPASDGHLVFVTFANHDRVQLAAYDMEGTLAWECNAGPYQSDHGFGASPTIFERSVIVAGDSTLNGFLTAVDRASGDILWRVQRDGPGQRGNYSSPIVATLAGRPQLIQSGYLQTKSYDPSNGELLWTVDGPSKVTANSIAYSDPYLLISGGYDEKQILCVKVEGDGTDASIIWDGSRNVSYVPSPNIVGDSALLLADDGTLAAFNLESGRQEWRERLGGKFSATPIQVGEKFYVPDEDGTVYVFEIEPEFQLLSKNTLADGGGMSSISVSDGSLFIRTNQFVYRIDQPTDEAVAQVSKSDAEE; encoded by the coding sequence ATGAACAGACTCGTATGTGTTGCCTTCCTCTGCACTCTCGTTTTGGGCTGTGGACGTCGCGGAAAAATGATGGACATTGAACCGGTCTCTGTCGGAACCGATTCTTCTGAGAGTCAGGCACCTGACATTGAGATTTCGGAGAGCGACTGGCCGATGTGGCGAGGTCCGCATCAGACGGGTGAACTCACAGACTCGTCTGCGCCTGTGCAGTGGTCCGAAAGCGAGAACATTACCTGGAAGCAAGAGATTCCCGGGCGAGGTCACGCTTCGCCGGTCATCGTCGGGGATCGCGTCTTCATCGCGACGGCCGACACACAGAAAGAAACGCAATCGCTGATCTGTTTGTCAAAAGAGACGGGAGAGGTGCTTTGGAGTGAAGTCGTCAACCAGGGCGGGTTGCCCAGAATTCATTCCAAAAATTCCCAAGCTTCCGCAACACCCGCCAGCGATGGCCATCTCGTTTTCGTGACGTTTGCGAATCATGATCGTGTTCAGTTGGCCGCGTACGATATGGAAGGCACGCTCGCCTGGGAATGCAATGCGGGCCCTTATCAGTCGGATCACGGTTTCGGTGCGTCTCCGACCATCTTCGAACGAAGTGTCATCGTCGCTGGCGATAGCACGCTTAACGGGTTTCTGACCGCAGTCGATCGAGCGAGCGGAGACATCCTCTGGAGAGTTCAGCGAGATGGTCCCGGACAGCGAGGTAACTATTCCTCACCGATCGTCGCCACGCTTGCTGGCCGTCCGCAACTGATTCAGTCCGGATACTTGCAGACGAAAAGCTATGATCCGTCGAACGGTGAGTTACTCTGGACGGTTGATGGTCCATCGAAAGTGACTGCGAACAGCATCGCTTACTCTGATCCCTATCTTTTGATCAGCGGCGGCTATGACGAAAAGCAGATTCTCTGTGTGAAAGTAGAAGGGGATGGAACCGACGCTTCGATCATCTGGGACGGGAGTCGGAATGTTTCGTATGTTCCTTCACCGAACATCGTTGGTGACTCAGCACTGTTGCTGGCAGACGATGGAACACTGGCGGCGTTTAACCTGGAGAGTGGACGACAAGAGTGGCGCGAACGATTGGGAGGAAAGTTCAGTGCGACTCCCATTCAGGTTGGCGAAAAGTTCTATGTGCCCGATGAAGATGGAACGGTTTACGTCTTTGAGATCGAGCCAGAATTCCAATTGCTGTCCAAAAACACTCTCGCCGACGGAGGCGGGATGTCCTCAATTTCGGTGTCGGATGGAAGTCTCTTCATTCGAACGAATCAATTTGTGTATCGAATCGACCAACCGACAGATGAAGCAGTCGCCCAGGTTTCTAAGTCCGATGCTGAAGAGTGA
- a CDS encoding DinB family protein: protein MESVLNAFRFTKSFAHLLAADIDDREMAQIPHPGMNHPAWILGHVALGGDLVAKLLGQPMLTDEEWLRVYGPGSTCSEDRAIYPTKSALLSKLDEVYESVEKMIVEASSEQLAAPNATPFFPDQFPTTGDLIVHLMTTHASMHLGQLSAWRRCVGKGSVLGV from the coding sequence ATGGAATCAGTATTGAATGCGTTTCGATTTACAAAGTCTTTTGCACATCTGCTCGCAGCAGATATTGATGACCGCGAAATGGCTCAGATTCCCCATCCCGGAATGAACCACCCCGCATGGATTCTGGGTCACGTCGCCCTCGGAGGCGATCTTGTGGCGAAGCTGCTCGGCCAACCGATGTTGACCGATGAAGAGTGGCTGCGAGTTTATGGTCCCGGGTCAACTTGCAGCGAAGACCGAGCGATCTACCCCACGAAATCGGCTCTGCTGTCCAAGCTGGACGAAGTCTATGAATCTGTCGAGAAAATGATCGTCGAAGCTTCTTCGGAACAACTTGCTGCTCCAAATGCGACGCCGTTTTTCCCGGACCAGTTTCCAACGACCGGCGATTTGATCGTGCATCTCATGACGACACACGCGTCGATGCACCTCGGCCAGCTTTCCGCTTGGCGCCGCTGTGTCGGTAAAGGATCTGTGCTGGGAGTCTAG
- a CDS encoding PA0069 family radical SAM protein gives MRHGSNLDPPNRFERIHAEADFEHLEWDTEYLETRNDRKIEYLRDDSKTIVSENNSPDIPFRYSINPYRGCVHACAYCYARNSHEYLGLNAGLDFETKIFVKFDAAKLLRDFLSRDKWVPEPIIFSGVTDCYQPAEREFRLTRKCLELANQCNQPVSIITKNALVLRDIDLLQEMASRNLAHVSISITTLDAELARVMEPRTSIPTSRLRAVKTLAEAGIPVRVMNAPIIPGLNDHEAPHILKAAREAGATDARYILLRLPATVEPVFQEWLDRTQPECRDRVNQRVRQTRDGQMSDATWGQRMVGTGEIANQIRIIFKVFRKKYGFCNLPELDSSQFVCPTPSNGQMKLF, from the coding sequence ATGAGACACGGATCAAACCTCGATCCTCCAAATCGATTCGAACGGATTCATGCCGAGGCAGACTTCGAGCATCTGGAATGGGACACCGAGTACTTAGAAACTCGGAATGACCGGAAGATCGAATATCTCCGAGACGATTCAAAAACAATTGTCTCGGAAAACAACTCTCCAGACATTCCGTTCCGCTACAGCATTAATCCGTATCGAGGATGCGTTCACGCGTGTGCATATTGCTATGCCAGAAACTCGCACGAGTATCTCGGACTGAACGCGGGCCTGGATTTCGAAACGAAGATCTTCGTGAAGTTCGATGCTGCCAAGTTGCTTCGGGACTTTCTGTCTCGCGACAAGTGGGTGCCTGAGCCGATCATCTTCAGCGGTGTCACGGACTGTTACCAGCCTGCGGAACGAGAGTTTCGATTGACGCGGAAGTGTCTCGAACTGGCGAACCAATGCAATCAGCCGGTCAGCATCATTACTAAGAATGCACTGGTGCTGCGAGACATTGATCTCCTGCAGGAAATGGCGTCTCGAAACCTCGCTCACGTGAGCATTTCAATCACCACACTCGATGCTGAATTGGCACGCGTGATGGAACCTCGCACCAGCATTCCGACTTCTCGCCTCAGAGCAGTGAAGACGCTGGCAGAGGCTGGGATTCCCGTCAGGGTGATGAATGCTCCAATCATCCCGGGACTGAACGATCACGAAGCTCCGCACATTCTGAAAGCAGCCCGAGAAGCTGGGGCAACAGATGCTCGTTATATTCTTCTTCGACTCCCAGCGACGGTCGAGCCGGTCTTCCAGGAATGGCTGGATCGAACACAGCCCGAGTGTCGAGATCGCGTCAATCAACGCGTTCGCCAAACACGCGACGGTCAAATGAGCGATGCAACGTGGGGGCAGCGAATGGTCGGAACAGGAGAGATTGCGAACCAGATCCGCATCATCTTCAAAGTATTCCGGAAGAAATACGGGTTCTGCAATCTCCCGGAACTCGACTCCAGCCAATTCGTCTGCCCGACTCCTTCAAACGGACAAATGAAATTGTTCTAA
- a CDS encoding serine/threonine-protein kinase, which translates to MAQDSGQERILTKRSDSGPNGKSPSKSAWSWAVQIVDGTGANFSKEVNTVLAGRLKAASLIFFVGYTAFFLKSAILGSAHISEADSLLKWTQLVAIVSSGLIAWRTCSGCGHVNRNLRIAELILFGTSELFFVVLTYSMVLDCATRGYLFPIVAPWMILLFTYALFIPNSWQRALAMMLPMAIAPVAVMGITGLVVPIVATEFAQPENSTILIEALMVMTFSLVIATWGVRTIRSLRTAEFEARQLGLYRLKRLLGRGGMGEVHLAEHLLLKRPCAIKLIRPEMAGDPQTLARFEREVRSTAQLTHWNTVEIYDYGVSEDGTFYYVMEYLPGMNLDQIVEMHGPMPDERLVHFFKQTCDALAEAHDQGLVHRDIKPANIFAAKRGGTYDVAKLLDFGLVRSQHVDLDTKITQEGRIAGSPMYMAPEQASGDVSDARADIYALGCVAYYVLTGKAPFQETNAVKLLLAHAQQTPVSLRTHNPNVSEELEAIVLKCLAKNPDDRFQSVEELREALQTVPLTEPWTRERAREWWACHGCPKKRELDQCIQEGREPPTYEAASTDNYAETKLLAGV; encoded by the coding sequence ATGGCACAAGACTCTGGCCAGGAACGAATCCTCACAAAGCGGTCCGACTCTGGACCAAACGGGAAATCACCCTCGAAATCGGCATGGTCATGGGCAGTGCAGATCGTCGACGGGACCGGTGCGAACTTTTCGAAAGAGGTCAACACGGTACTTGCTGGGCGACTCAAGGCAGCGTCGCTCATTTTCTTCGTCGGGTATACCGCATTCTTTCTGAAGTCCGCCATACTCGGCTCAGCTCACATTTCAGAAGCTGACTCGCTGCTGAAGTGGACACAACTCGTGGCGATCGTCTCCAGCGGACTGATCGCCTGGAGAACCTGTTCCGGCTGCGGTCATGTGAATCGGAATCTCCGAATTGCCGAGCTGATCCTATTCGGCACATCGGAACTCTTCTTTGTCGTGCTGACTTACAGCATGGTTCTGGACTGTGCGACTCGGGGGTATCTGTTCCCGATCGTTGCGCCGTGGATGATCCTGCTATTCACCTATGCTCTGTTTATTCCCAACTCATGGCAGCGAGCACTTGCGATGATGCTGCCGATGGCGATCGCGCCTGTTGCGGTTATGGGAATCACCGGATTGGTCGTTCCGATTGTCGCTACAGAATTCGCCCAACCGGAAAATTCCACAATTCTGATCGAAGCCTTGATGGTAATGACCTTCAGCCTGGTCATCGCCACGTGGGGAGTGCGCACGATTCGGTCTTTGAGAACAGCTGAGTTCGAAGCCCGACAACTGGGACTTTATCGCTTGAAGCGTCTACTCGGTCGCGGGGGAATGGGCGAGGTTCACCTGGCTGAGCATCTGCTTCTCAAACGCCCTTGTGCGATTAAATTGATTCGACCGGAAATGGCAGGAGATCCGCAGACGTTGGCGCGATTCGAACGTGAAGTTCGGTCCACAGCGCAATTGACTCACTGGAACACTGTCGAAATCTACGATTACGGAGTTTCTGAGGACGGGACTTTTTATTACGTCATGGAATACCTGCCGGGAATGAATCTCGACCAGATCGTGGAAATGCATGGCCCGATGCCGGATGAGCGTCTCGTCCACTTTTTCAAACAGACATGTGATGCACTCGCTGAGGCGCATGATCAAGGTCTCGTTCATCGCGATATCAAACCTGCCAACATCTTCGCTGCGAAACGAGGTGGAACTTACGATGTGGCCAAACTGCTCGACTTCGGGCTAGTACGATCACAACACGTCGACCTCGATACCAAAATCACTCAGGAAGGCCGAATCGCAGGATCTCCAATGTATATGGCTCCTGAACAGGCCAGTGGAGACGTTTCCGACGCACGAGCAGACATCTACGCACTGGGCTGTGTGGCCTATTATGTGTTGACTGGAAAAGCACCGTTTCAGGAGACAAACGCCGTCAAGTTGCTGCTGGCTCATGCACAACAAACTCCAGTCTCCCTGAGAACGCACAATCCAAATGTCTCCGAGGAACTCGAAGCGATTGTGCTGAAGTGTCTCGCAAAGAACCCCGACGATCGCTTTCAATCGGTCGAGGAGCTTCGCGAAGCATTGCAAACTGTTCCATTGACGGAGCCATGGACGCGAGAACGTGCTCGCGAATGGTGGGCATGCCACGGATGTCCCAAGAAGCGTGAACTCGATCAATGCATTCAGGAAGGCCGCGAGCCTCCGACTTACGAAGCAGCATCAACGGACAACTATGCAGAAACGAAGCTGCTCGCCGGGGTGTAG